A genomic window from Leptospiraceae bacterium includes:
- a CDS encoding NADH-quinone oxidoreductase subunit H produces MEYILSYIIAILIFIGFPILLPGIIRSVRARAQGRKGPSILQAFYDASRSFKKESLYSNEAGFFSPIVPYVSVFASLLLWSLVMFEWSSPVLIPFLLGLSRLCILLFAMEGGNSFGGLGTSREILLSLSGEPILFIVILFAGSHLQLQLSFEVMIAGFLFIIASFVLIFAETAKPPFDDPRTHLELTMVHEAMILEASGRSLSLFDISASIKLSALLIFVVNLGIEHSNIKDMGMIWHYGILGISGLLLSVGIGIWEASRMRRKWKWNPEIMGLTFIFILLLGTLIKLR; encoded by the coding sequence ATGGAATATATACTATCTTATATTATCGCAATTTTAATTTTCATAGGCTTCCCTATTCTTCTACCGGGAATTATTCGCAGTGTCAGGGCAAGAGCACAGGGTAGAAAGGGTCCTTCTATCCTGCAAGCCTTTTATGATGCAAGCAGAAGCTTTAAAAAGGAAAGCTTATATTCTAATGAAGCGGGTTTTTTTAGCCCCATTGTTCCTTATGTTTCTGTATTTGCTTCATTATTACTCTGGTCATTAGTAATGTTTGAATGGTCTTCCCCGGTATTAATTCCTTTTCTTTTAGGACTTTCACGTTTGTGTATTCTTTTATTTGCCATGGAAGGGGGCAATTCATTTGGTGGACTCGGAACTTCCAGGGAAATCCTTCTATCCCTAAGCGGTGAACCTATACTGTTCATTGTTATTCTTTTTGCCGGCTCTCATCTCCAACTCCAGCTCTCTTTTGAGGTGATGATAGCCGGCTTTCTTTTTATCATAGCTTCCTTCGTGTTGATATTTGCAGAAACAGCAAAACCACCTTTCGATGATCCAAGAACTCATCTCGAATTAACAATGGTGCACGAAGCTATGATACTGGAAGCCTCCGGAAGAAGCCTTTCTCTTTTCGATATAAGTGCTTCCATCAAACTTTCAGCTCTTCTAATATTCGTTGTTAACCTCGGAATCGAACATTCCAATATAAAGGATATGGGAATGATCTGGCACTATGGAATATTAGGTATTTCAGGTTTATTGTTAAGTGTTGGAATAGGTATATGGGAAGCCTCCCGCATGAGACGAAAATGGAAATGGAACCCTGAAATTATGGGCTTAACTTTTATATTCATCCTTCTTCTGGGAACTTTAATTAAATTGAGGTAA
- a CDS encoding formate hydrogenase, protein MFYDIIYLLLLLSSVIILIENRLHRVFRFLTFQGILLVFPLLQVLPIEEIHTHILILLTLIFKAFLSPYVLFWITEKKHLPEATNPRIGSIATSFFLLLGLVVTVTFANKLSSFSEGIHKIDLIYVFLMIYTGMLTLIIRTHWIALITGFVIFENGAFILSLLLRKGLPFGIELGTFIDALMILVAAITLKSGKEEILHEA, encoded by the coding sequence ATGTTTTATGATATTATTTATCTTTTACTTCTTCTTTCAAGTGTAATTATCTTGATTGAAAACCGTTTACACAGGGTATTTCGCTTTTTAACATTCCAGGGAATTTTGCTTGTATTTCCTCTTTTACAGGTGCTTCCCATTGAGGAGATTCATACCCACATACTAATTCTTTTAACCCTAATATTCAAGGCTTTTCTTTCTCCATATGTCTTGTTTTGGATTACAGAAAAAAAGCACTTACCGGAAGCTACCAATCCGAGAATAGGTTCTATAGCTACATCTTTTTTCCTTCTGCTCGGTCTTGTAGTTACCGTAACCTTTGCAAATAAGTTAAGCAGTTTTTCTGAAGGAATTCATAAGATTGATCTAATATATGTTTTTCTGATGATTTATACCGGTATGCTAACTTTAATTATCCGAACCCACTGGATAGCGCTAATTACCGGTTTTGTAATTTTTGAAAATGGAGCTTTTATTTTAAGCCTACTATTACGAAAAGGATTACCCTTTGGAATTGAACTAGGAACCTTTATCGACGCTTTAATGATTCTTGTAGCAGCAATTACTTTAAAATCCGGAAAAGAGGAGATTTTACATGAAGCTTGA
- a CDS encoding formate hydrogenase produces MKLEIFAGLAIYTGLTLTFLFIFANTREKGRTIFWPLIILLFLSTIIGSFFTKDMGLQWVLIEASTLSGAVLISTAKTERSMKAAWKFLLMNSYGLGIAFIGLLFIFYGSTVKGLNRELVSQSVNEHDTLIVHVGIWFTLFGYSAKLGIFPNYSWVGDTYADSQSLVSALIASFVPPAVSLAIYPLIQMDKTLQHKYISPSTVFVIFSFITILYSIWKLYHTNDIRRLSAKIALFHSGLLGVILYFSPEMEILYYILLTVLLVKTMLFLSLGLLRMNTKTRDLPEIIKSGSIHKGILYVFLFAVFISLSFPLSPVFISDILLLFTGLARNAYWVPFILFSGPISFAILIYKLLPLCNLSDKAINEKDKKIIKIRYIATLHFMILIILLGTYGVYKIQFGEIFHG; encoded by the coding sequence ATGAAGCTTGAAATATTTGCTGGTCTTGCCATTTATACCGGCCTTACCCTAACCTTCCTTTTCATCTTTGCAAATACGCGAGAAAAAGGAAGGACTATTTTTTGGCCATTAATAATTCTTTTATTTCTTTCCACCATTATCGGATCTTTCTTCACGAAAGATATGGGTTTACAATGGGTTTTAATTGAAGCCAGTACTCTCAGCGGAGCGGTTTTAATTTCAACAGCAAAGACGGAAAGATCAATGAAAGCAGCCTGGAAGTTTTTGCTTATGAATTCCTACGGACTTGGAATTGCATTTATAGGCCTGCTATTCATATTCTATGGAAGTACCGTTAAGGGCTTAAATCGAGAACTGGTATCTCAATCTGTTAATGAACATGATACACTGATTGTTCATGTGGGAATCTGGTTTACTTTATTTGGTTATTCTGCTAAGCTGGGTATATTTCCAAATTACTCCTGGGTAGGTGATACTTATGCAGATAGTCAAAGCCTGGTTTCTGCTTTAATTGCATCCTTCGTTCCACCTGCTGTCTCTTTGGCGATTTATCCCCTGATACAGATGGACAAAACACTTCAACACAAATATATAAGTCCTTCTACAGTATTTGTAATATTCAGCTTTATTACTATACTTTATAGCATCTGGAAGCTTTACCATACAAATGATATAAGACGTTTAAGTGCAAAAATTGCTCTTTTTCACAGTGGTTTGCTCGGTGTAATTCTTTACTTTAGCCCGGAAATGGAAATTCTTTATTATATTCTTTTAACAGTTTTACTGGTTAAAACCATGTTGTTTTTAAGTCTGGGTCTTTTAAGGATGAATACAAAAACCAGGGATCTTCCAGAAATAATTAAATCAGGAAGCATTCATAAAGGAATTCTTTATGTTTTTCTATTTGCAGTATTTATCTCTTTATCATTCCCCTTATCTCCTGTATTTATAAGCGACATACTCTTATTATTTACAGGACTCGCTCGGAATGCTTATTGGGTCCCATTTATCTTATTTTCGGGTCCCATTTCTTTTGCGATTCTTATTTATAAACTTTTACCTCTCTGTAATCTTTCAGACAAAGCCATAAATGAAAAAGATAAGAAGATAATAAAGATACGCTACATTGCTACTCTTCACTTCATGATCCTGATAATTCTTCTAGGTACTTATGGAGTTTATAAAATTCAATTCGGAGAAATTTTCCATGGATAA
- a CDS encoding metal (Ni/Fe) hydrogenase large subunit, with amino-acid sequence MDNKRLKKAITGLFYPSLGDKMYTFYVGEEKIWVEQNTRLSINELVKNRAYPIQILQHSLGVDNSEEDYRNIPLEDYLSKDRRNLIKRLYSKSLKSFNFTGLEIPVPADHYVHAVGPIHAGIIEPGHFRFLVKGEEIQSLDIRLGFQKRGILEKLKGLSPFEAFHYIQTVSGDSSIAYSLSLSRLYENALNIEVEKHIQLSRLILLELERIAVHIGDLGAIAGDVAFYPLQAVGSTDRGIPLGITEALTGSRFGRNSLYPGEIRTKNKLSKLDLDKLVQRLVLLKKRISKHVRRAMKSTTFRERLQFCGTVHASTAYKKGFIGMLARSCGLRQDTRFSDYDYNLIKKLSLELDRGSLKGDAWSRFLIRYLEFMNSTEWLIHVLPYWDITNSQNVPNIYNRQYDIESKFYYGIAEGWRGSVITGFILDKNAKIKEAYIRDPSVLNWHGLELAVKGENIGDFPLNNKSFNLSYVGVDL; translated from the coding sequence ATGGATAATAAACGTCTAAAAAAAGCAATTACCGGTCTCTTTTACCCCAGCCTCGGTGATAAGATGTACACTTTTTATGTGGGCGAAGAGAAAATATGGGTAGAACAGAATACCAGATTAAGTATTAATGAACTGGTAAAAAATAGAGCTTATCCGATACAAATCCTTCAGCATTCCCTCGGAGTAGATAATTCTGAAGAAGACTATCGTAATATTCCTCTTGAAGATTATCTTTCTAAAGATAGAAGAAATCTTATAAAAAGATTATATTCCAAGAGTCTAAAAAGCTTTAATTTTACCGGTCTGGAAATACCGGTTCCTGCCGATCATTATGTGCATGCAGTCGGACCGATTCATGCGGGCATTATTGAACCCGGACATTTTAGATTTCTCGTTAAAGGAGAAGAAATTCAATCTTTAGATATCCGCCTTGGTTTTCAAAAAAGAGGTATATTGGAAAAGCTAAAAGGTTTATCTCCTTTTGAAGCTTTTCATTATATTCAAACGGTATCCGGGGATAGTTCCATTGCTTATTCTTTAAGTTTGTCCAGATTGTATGAAAATGCTTTGAATATCGAGGTAGAAAAGCATATCCAACTTTCCAGATTGATACTTCTGGAGTTAGAGCGTATAGCCGTACATATCGGAGACCTGGGTGCCATTGCTGGTGATGTGGCTTTCTATCCTTTACAGGCAGTAGGTTCTACAGATAGAGGTATTCCGCTTGGAATCACAGAAGCACTCACAGGTTCTCGCTTTGGAAGAAATAGTTTATACCCCGGAGAAATCCGTACAAAAAACAAACTTAGTAAATTAGATTTAGATAAATTAGTTCAAAGACTGGTTCTACTAAAAAAAAGAATTAGTAAACATGTTCGAAGAGCTATGAAGTCAACCACCTTCCGCGAAAGACTTCAATTTTGCGGAACAGTTCATGCAAGCACAGCCTATAAAAAAGGTTTTATCGGAATGCTGGCAAGAAGCTGCGGACTCAGACAGGATACGCGCTTTTCAGATTATGACTATAATCTAATAAAAAAACTTAGTTTAGAATTAGATAGAGGTTCCTTAAAAGGGGATGCCTGGTCTCGTTTTCTAATTCGATATTTAGAGTTTATGAATAGTACAGAATGGTTAATTCATGTATTACCTTATTGGGATATAACAAATAGTCAGAATGTTCCGAACATCTATAATCGACAGTATGATATTGAAAGTAAGTTCTATTATGGTATTGCAGAAGGCTGGCGTGGTTCAGTCATCACAGGTTTCATCCTGGATAAAAATGCTAAAATAAAAGAAGCATATATTCGAGACCCTTCCGTTCTTAACTGGCATGGTCTTGAACTTGCTGTTAAAGGTGAAAATATTGGTGATTTTCCCCTGAATAATAAATCTTTCAATCTAAGTTATGTAGGAGTAGATCTATGA
- a CDS encoding 4Fe-4S binding protein, whose product MSVLTELINLIKKPATMHYPSIPHTKMEARGIPVPVDMNHCNSCKACENICPTKAIHFRKEKSLEIDYGKCTLCGFCIDTCETSTLKDSSIVSVFSLQREALVYTYDSNGFNTTEDTAADKQKSFQNLVKKKGFVFREVAASGNNTVEMEMNASFNNVFDMESEGIRACASPKHADAILYSGPIGKNMQIPLQKAWDCLVKPKLLIAVGTEAASGGLFEKNEISESPGLYIIGDPPPPYVIIQALRYLQGKLDYSLSKEISEFINKEQIKGAKQ is encoded by the coding sequence ATGAGTGTTCTAACTGAATTAATAAACTTAATAAAAAAGCCTGCAACTATGCATTATCCTTCTATTCCTCATACAAAAATGGAAGCAAGAGGTATACCGGTTCCGGTGGATATGAACCATTGTAACTCCTGTAAAGCCTGTGAGAACATTTGTCCGACAAAAGCGATTCATTTTAGAAAAGAGAAAAGCCTTGAAATCGATTACGGTAAATGTACTTTATGCGGTTTTTGTATAGATACCTGTGAAACTTCTACTTTAAAAGATTCCTCTATTGTATCTGTTTTTTCTTTGCAAAGAGAAGCACTTGTCTATACTTACGACAGCAATGGATTTAATACAACTGAAGATACAGCAGCAGATAAACAAAAAAGTTTTCAAAATCTTGTAAAAAAGAAAGGATTTGTTTTTCGAGAAGTAGCAGCATCGGGAAATAATACGGTCGAGATGGAAATGAATGCAAGTTTTAATAATGTATTCGATATGGAATCAGAAGGAATTCGGGCCTGTGCTTCACCAAAACATGCAGATGCTATTTTGTATTCCGGTCCTATCGGAAAGAATATGCAAATTCCTTTACAAAAGGCCTGGGATTGTCTCGTAAAACCCAAACTACTTATAGCAGTGGGAACGGAAGCTGCCAGTGGAGGCTTATTCGAAAAAAATGAAATTTCAGAATCACCAGGTCTCTACATCATTGGAGATCCTCCTCCCCCCTATGTAATTATACAGGCTTTACGATATCTTCAAGGAAAGCTTGATTATTCTCTTTCCAAAGAAATATCAGAATTTATTAATAAAGAACAAATAAAGGGAGCAAAACAATGA
- a CDS encoding SulP family inorganic anion transporter — MNNNLTFKEVWKDDLLAGLIVFMIALPLSIGIATASGAPPIAGLLAAVVGGMLCGFVSGSHVTINGPAAGLIVVILHSIESLGEGNRVLGFKLTLACIVIAGIIQIIFGILKTGKYAALFPSSVVHGMLSAIGIIIFSKQIHVALGVSPESKSILGQIMEIPHSVMNMNPEIALIGFLALLISSIFPLFKNKYLKMIPAPLLAVILGIVLSFYFDLDHQHPYTFLQHTYSLGPNFLINLPTEFSTAITFPDFSKVLSSKGIIAIISIFFVASLESLLSAVAVDKLDPYQRKSDLNKEFVGKGIANTFLGLIGGLPIIAEIVRSSANIQNNAKTRMANFFHGLFLLIFVLSVPALLHEIPLSALAGILIYVGFKLASPSTFWHTMEIGVDQFIIFGTTVFVTLAEDLLVGVFAGLVMNFIINYFNKLSLKNTFKAEYTKIVNGDAVTFKIKGSLVFSNYYSLDKELEEVLNENKKVVLDFEETQYIDHSIVVKLFELTVLNPNLTLQGIENMQGLSKHPHAAKKKQKVA, encoded by the coding sequence ATGAACAATAATTTGACTTTTAAGGAAGTGTGGAAAGACGATCTACTGGCGGGTCTTATCGTATTTATGATCGCTCTTCCACTCAGTATTGGTATAGCAACTGCTTCAGGTGCACCACCGATAGCAGGTCTTTTAGCGGCTGTGGTAGGTGGAATGTTATGTGGCTTCGTTAGTGGTTCCCATGTAACTATCAACGGACCGGCAGCAGGCTTGATTGTGGTTATCTTGCATTCCATAGAATCTCTGGGAGAGGGAAACAGGGTACTGGGTTTTAAATTAACACTCGCCTGTATTGTGATTGCCGGAATAATACAAATAATATTTGGAATTTTAAAAACGGGTAAATATGCAGCATTATTCCCCTCATCAGTAGTGCATGGAATGCTCTCTGCGATAGGAATCATAATTTTTTCTAAGCAAATTCATGTGGCCTTAGGTGTAAGTCCTGAATCAAAATCTATACTGGGACAAATTATGGAGATACCGCATAGCGTTATGAACATGAATCCGGAAATCGCTTTAATTGGTTTTCTGGCTTTACTAATTTCATCTATATTTCCATTATTTAAAAATAAATATTTAAAAATGATTCCTGCGCCTCTTTTAGCGGTGATCCTCGGTATTGTGTTGAGTTTTTATTTTGATCTGGATCATCAGCATCCTTATACTTTTTTACAACATACATATTCTCTCGGACCTAATTTCTTAATAAATCTTCCTACAGAATTTTCTACTGCAATAACGTTTCCTGATTTTTCTAAAGTACTGAGTTCTAAAGGAATCATAGCTATTATCAGTATCTTTTTTGTTGCCAGTCTTGAATCCCTTCTGAGTGCAGTAGCGGTGGATAAACTGGATCCCTACCAGAGAAAAAGTGACTTAAATAAGGAATTTGTTGGAAAAGGTATAGCGAATACTTTTCTCGGTCTCATAGGTGGTTTACCGATTATTGCAGAAATTGTAAGGAGTTCTGCTAATATTCAAAACAATGCAAAAACCAGAATGGCCAATTTTTTTCACGGGTTATTCTTATTGATCTTTGTTCTGAGTGTTCCTGCATTATTACATGAGATCCCCCTTTCTGCTCTTGCCGGGATTCTGATCTATGTAGGGTTTAAATTAGCTTCCCCTTCTACTTTCTGGCATACAATGGAAATAGGAGTGGATCAATTTATTATTTTTGGTACAACCGTTTTCGTTACACTTGCAGAAGATCTACTTGTCGGAGTTTTTGCAGGATTGGTAATGAATTTTATCATTAACTATTTCAATAAACTAAGCTTAAAAAATACATTTAAAGCTGAATATACAAAAATAGTCAATGGAGATGCAGTTACTTTTAAAATAAAAGGTTCCCTGGTTTTTTCAAATTATTACTCACTGGATAAGGAATTAGAAGAAGTATTAAATGAAAATAAAAAGGTTGTTCTTGATTTTGAAGAAACACAATATATCGATCATTCTATCGTAGTAAAACTTTTTGAACTTACGGTATTAAATCCAAATTTGACTTTACAGGGAATTGAAAATATGCAGGGACTGTCCAAACATCCTCATGCAGCAAAGAAAAAGCAAAAAGTAGCATAA
- a CDS encoding EAL domain-containing protein translates to MNIVKTPLLAISISWTIVIFSSFLWNLHQVHESIEKIFYVTARSSFEKDLIYRSWNAGHGGVYVKLDAKTKSNPFLNVEHRDITTKEGIKLTLMNPAFMVREVFELAREKLEIISHITSDKPLNPNNKPDEWEKLALEKIKSGYKEFKGISEDGKHFRLLRPLYVQEDCLQCHKHQGYKLGDLRGGISISIPVSLFAGQKNKQILSLFGAHFGIWFIGFVGLYFGYEKYKQYHQTKRDLQLQIKEFQSLQSIMDGMADPIVVIDTVGIIIQSNPAFREFFSLEPPGIGIYCYEVMSRCRNSCFLIEDKTCPLLIEQGRYKKTIQKECVLENGSSRIVEITITPYYDENNVYKGIIEILRDITEKVEAEKKLIYIAHYDKLTSLPNKFLFEKELENSLTEMKKIEGELALFFIDLIRFKNINNILGHPSGDKILIEVGQRLKSTFSKSHFISRFGGNVFTIIVAGNNTKEELNTISQLVLDAFSQPFEVNNNKLFINACIGICSYPQDGENVIELMQHAEIALNRAKNEGRNSIQHYSDLTEKYSFQRLKLENELYHSIENKELEVYYQPQVDSNNENLIGFEALCRWKHPVMGEISPGDFIGIAEEIGFIVPLGKFVLKKACEQTKLWMDRFNYPFRISVNISPRQLLVENIVFDVKNILEETGLEPSSLELEITESSIIQNVEHVLKVLHSLKELGIKISVDDFGTGYSSLQYIKSLPIDSFKIDLSFVRGVPDNLADKAVIKTIVSLAKNLNLHTVAEGVENSEQKEFLTTVGCNILQGYYYGKPTPAKEVEISLQNLVKQVSL, encoded by the coding sequence ATGAATATAGTCAAAACTCCTTTACTTGCTATTTCTATCTCCTGGACTATTGTTATCTTTTCTTCCTTTCTCTGGAATTTACACCAGGTTCATGAAAGCATTGAGAAAATTTTCTATGTCACTGCCAGGTCCAGTTTCGAAAAGGACCTTATTTATAGAAGTTGGAATGCCGGTCATGGTGGTGTTTATGTAAAACTGGATGCTAAGACCAAATCAAATCCTTTTTTAAATGTAGAACACCGAGATATAACAACAAAAGAAGGTATCAAACTCACCCTGATGAACCCGGCTTTTATGGTCAGAGAAGTTTTTGAACTGGCACGAGAAAAGCTGGAAATCATATCTCATATTACCAGCGACAAACCCTTGAATCCCAATAATAAGCCGGATGAATGGGAGAAGCTTGCTTTAGAAAAAATCAAATCCGGTTATAAGGAATTTAAAGGTATCAGTGAAGATGGAAAACATTTCCGTTTACTAAGACCTTTATATGTACAAGAAGATTGTTTACAATGTCATAAGCACCAGGGATACAAACTGGGTGATCTCAGGGGAGGTATCAGTATTTCTATTCCAGTCAGTTTATTTGCCGGTCAAAAAAATAAACAGATATTATCCCTGTTTGGAGCACATTTCGGGATCTGGTTTATTGGCTTTGTAGGTTTATACTTTGGATATGAAAAATACAAGCAGTACCACCAGACAAAGAGGGATTTACAATTACAAATAAAAGAATTTCAATCTTTACAATCTATCATGGATGGAATGGCAGATCCTATAGTTGTAATTGATACGGTAGGAATCATTATTCAATCCAATCCTGCCTTCAGAGAGTTCTTTTCCCTGGAGCCACCGGGAATAGGTATATATTGTTATGAAGTAATGTCTCGTTGTAGAAATAGTTGTTTCCTTATAGAAGATAAAACCTGTCCTCTGCTGATAGAACAGGGAAGATATAAAAAAACCATCCAGAAAGAATGTGTATTAGAGAATGGGTCTTCTCGTATTGTTGAAATTACAATCACTCCTTACTATGATGAAAATAATGTATATAAAGGTATTATTGAAATTTTACGTGATATTACCGAAAAAGTAGAAGCCGAAAAAAAACTAATTTATATTGCTCATTATGACAAATTAACTTCTCTTCCGAATAAGTTTTTATTTGAAAAAGAGTTAGAAAACTCCCTCACCGAGATGAAGAAAATAGAAGGTGAGTTAGCTTTATTTTTTATAGACCTGATTCGATTTAAAAACATAAATAACATTCTTGGTCATCCCAGCGGAGATAAAATTTTAATCGAAGTCGGACAAAGACTTAAATCTACTTTTTCAAAATCACATTTTATTTCGAGATTTGGTGGAAATGTTTTTACAATCATTGTAGCTGGAAATAATACAAAAGAAGAATTAAATACAATCTCCCAACTTGTTCTTGATGCTTTTTCACAACCTTTTGAAGTCAATAATAATAAACTTTTTATCAACGCCTGTATCGGGATATGTTCTTATCCTCAGGATGGTGAAAATGTTATAGAATTAATGCAACACGCAGAAATAGCCTTAAACCGGGCTAAAAACGAGGGCAGGAATTCCATCCAACATTATTCCGACTTAACAGAAAAATACTCTTTCCAACGCTTAAAACTGGAAAATGAATTATACCATTCTATTGAAAACAAGGAGTTGGAAGTCTACTACCAACCACAGGTTGATTCAAACAATGAAAATTTAATAGGTTTTGAAGCCTTATGTCGATGGAAACATCCGGTTATGGGTGAAATTTCTCCCGGAGATTTCATCGGCATAGCGGAAGAAATAGGCTTTATTGTTCCCCTCGGAAAATTTGTTCTAAAGAAAGCCTGTGAGCAAACCAAATTATGGATGGATAGATTTAATTATCCATTCCGAATTTCTGTAAATATTTCTCCCCGCCAACTATTAGTTGAGAATATCGTTTTTGATGTAAAAAATATTTTAGAAGAAACAGGCTTAGAGCCATCTTCTCTTGAATTGGAAATCACAGAATCTTCCATTATTCAAAATGTAGAGCATGTACTAAAAGTCCTGCACTCATTAAAAGAACTGGGCATAAAAATTTCAGTAGATGATTTTGGTACAGGCTATTCCAGTTTACAATATATAAAGAGCCTGCCCATTGATAGTTTTAAAATTGATCTCTCTTTTGTCAGGGGTGTACCGGATAATCTTGCCGATAAAGCAGTTATAAAAACCATAGTATCCCTGGCTAAGAACCTGAATCTACATACTGTAGCGGAAGGAGTCGAGAATTCAGAACAGAAAGAGTTCTTAACTACTGTAGGTTGTAATATTCTCCAGGGTTACTATTATGGAAAGCCGACTCCGGCCAAAGAAGTAGAAATATCACTGCAAAATTTAGTAAAGCAGGTTTCCCTATAA
- the thrB gene encoding homoserine kinase produces MGKSLKKQRYLIRVPGTSANLGPGFDIMGLAVNVYNQFFFEFSDKSAYKTQLVDGRPVPFEPSDDLVWESYKRYFSIFLPNQEPLPYDLSMDLNLPLKGGLGSSASAVVAGFSAARLAHKKFYKSDKLPDENLFLYELAEVEGHADNTIPAYMGGLVLAYFIERKRLHFFKKKLPTNVSIFIFIPNIEIETSASRRTLPVSYSTKDVIYNMARVATWFEFLGTKRFSHLRLAVKDKLHTPYRITKHPVLPKLSEFIEKLGGCYSLSGSGPSLLLYCKKSEEEKFHKEVELFLNEHISSELLYSFKKLKVDNKGTIIKKL; encoded by the coding sequence ATGGGTAAAAGCTTGAAAAAGCAAAGGTATTTAATTCGGGTTCCGGGTACTTCCGCAAATTTGGGGCCCGGTTTTGACATCATGGGTCTTGCGGTAAATGTTTATAACCAATTCTTCTTTGAGTTTTCAGATAAGAGTGCTTATAAAACACAGTTGGTTGACGGAAGGCCGGTACCTTTTGAACCCTCTGATGATTTGGTCTGGGAATCGTATAAGAGATACTTTTCTATTTTTTTACCGAATCAGGAACCTCTGCCTTATGATTTAAGTATGGATTTAAATCTTCCCCTGAAGGGAGGCCTGGGTTCGAGTGCTTCAGCCGTTGTAGCGGGTTTTTCTGCTGCGAGATTAGCTCATAAGAAGTTTTATAAAAGTGATAAGCTTCCCGATGAAAATTTGTTTTTGTATGAGCTGGCAGAAGTAGAAGGACATGCAGATAATACAATTCCGGCTTACATGGGCGGTTTGGTCCTGGCTTATTTTATTGAAAGAAAACGACTTCATTTTTTTAAAAAGAAACTTCCTACAAATGTTTCGATTTTTATTTTTATTCCGAATATTGAAATTGAAACCAGTGCCTCAAGAAGAACCTTACCCGTTTCTTATTCAACGAAAGATGTAATTTATAATATGGCGAGGGTCGCTACCTGGTTTGAATTTTTAGGAACAAAGCGTTTCTCTCATTTAAGACTTGCTGTTAAAGATAAACTGCATACACCTTATAGAATCACGAAACATCCGGTTTTACCCAAACTATCCGAGTTTATAGAAAAACTGGGTGGATGCTATTCTTTATCGGGTAGCGGACCGAGTTTACTTCTTTATTGTAAGAAATCTGAGGAAGAAAAGTTTCATAAGGAAGTAGAATTATTTTTAAATGAGCATATTTCTTCTGAGTTATTGTATTCTTTTAAAAAGTTGAAAGTAGATAATAAGGGTACAATCATTAAAAAACTATAA
- a CDS encoding aminoacyl-tRNA hydrolase, which translates to MKKVLIVGLGNPGKKYEANRHNVGFMMLDKFVEAEGASFSSDKKYSLAQETLGECRAYFLKPLEYMNLSGSAVSLIARKNGIEPGEILVLHDEIDFPFARVKLKFSGGHAGHNGLRDIIEKLGSRDFHRLRIGVGRPEDKNDVADYVLSNFKPEEKSQLDTVYKQVAELIRQWVKA; encoded by the coding sequence ATGAAAAAAGTCCTGATTGTTGGATTGGGAAACCCCGGTAAAAAATATGAAGCAAACAGGCATAATGTTGGCTTCATGATGCTGGATAAATTTGTTGAAGCGGAAGGTGCAAGTTTCAGTTCTGATAAGAAGTATTCCCTGGCACAGGAAACCCTGGGAGAATGCAGGGCTTACTTTTTAAAGCCCCTTGAATATATGAACCTTTCGGGATCTGCGGTTTCTTTGATCGCCAGAAAAAATGGAATTGAGCCCGGAGAAATATTAGTTTTACACGATGAGATTGACTTTCCTTTTGCTAGGGTAAAGCTTAAATTTTCCGGCGGTCATGCCGGTCATAATGGACTTCGGGATATAATAGAGAAATTGGGGAGTAGGGATTTTCACAGGCTTAGAATTGGAGTAGGGCGACCGGAAGATAAAAACGATGTAGCCGACTATGTGTTATCAAATTTTAAGCCGGAAGAGAAATCTCAACTGGATACGGTGTATAAGCAAGTAGCAGAATTAATAAGGCAATGGGTAAAAGCTTGA